One genomic region from Streptomyces sp. NBC_00457 encodes:
- a CDS encoding MarP family serine protease, producing the protein MDLLDILLLLLILAYAASGYRRGLVAGCVSLAGFVGGAVIGVWILPWMVDLAEPGTTTATVTAVLTVLVPAVVGHELAGRLALRLRRELDQGPLRVADGVGGAVANSVAVLIVAWVAASVLGASSSPLVTTAIRDSRLLGAVQDTMPEATPAWFSRATSALTEAGFPQVFNPFESESTAQVAEPSGDSVTASATNAAKLSTVKVEGVAGTQGREGSGFVYADEHVMTNAHVVAGIDDPSVRVGGVGRSYESRVVLFDPEKDVAVLYVPDLRAPVLRFDDEAARGDAAVVAGYPEGGDLNLQAATVANRVRATGQNIYNNDTVTREIYSVRSTVRPGNSGGPLLTTDGRVYGVVFARSTSDAQTGYVLTADEVAEDARRAADATAAVDTGELVTT; encoded by the coding sequence GTGGACCTGCTCGACATCCTGCTGTTGCTGCTGATCCTGGCCTACGCGGCGTCCGGCTACCGGCGCGGACTGGTGGCCGGCTGTGTCTCACTGGCCGGCTTCGTCGGCGGTGCGGTGATCGGCGTGTGGATCCTGCCGTGGATGGTGGACCTGGCGGAGCCGGGTACGACGACGGCGACGGTGACCGCCGTGCTCACGGTGCTGGTCCCCGCGGTGGTCGGCCATGAACTGGCGGGCCGCCTCGCCCTGCGGCTGCGGCGGGAGCTGGACCAGGGGCCGCTGCGGGTGGCCGACGGAGTGGGCGGCGCCGTGGCGAACTCGGTGGCCGTGCTGATCGTGGCGTGGGTGGCCGCGAGCGTCCTGGGCGCGTCCTCGTCCCCGCTGGTCACCACCGCGATCCGGGACTCCCGGCTGCTCGGGGCGGTGCAGGACACCATGCCCGAGGCGACGCCCGCCTGGTTCTCCCGGGCCACGTCCGCGCTGACCGAGGCGGGCTTCCCGCAGGTCTTCAACCCGTTCGAGAGCGAGTCGACGGCCCAGGTCGCCGAGCCGTCCGGCGACAGCGTCACCGCCAGCGCCACCAACGCCGCCAAGCTCAGCACGGTGAAGGTCGAGGGCGTCGCCGGCACCCAGGGCCGCGAGGGCAGCGGCTTCGTCTACGCCGACGAGCATGTGATGACCAACGCCCACGTGGTGGCCGGCATCGACGACCCGAGCGTCCGGGTCGGCGGGGTCGGGCGGTCGTACGAGTCGCGCGTCGTGCTCTTCGATCCGGAGAAGGACGTGGCCGTGCTGTACGTGCCCGATCTGCGCGCCCCCGTCCTGCGGTTCGACGACGAGGCCGCGCGCGGTGACGCGGCGGTGGTCGCGGGCTACCCGGAGGGCGGCGACCTCAACCTCCAGGCGGCGACCGTCGCCAACCGGGTGCGGGCGACCGGCCAGAACATCTACAACAACGACACGGTGACCCGTGAGATCTACTCGGTCCGCTCGACGGTCCGCCCCGGCAACTCCGGCGGCCCGCTGCTGACCACCGACGGCCGGGTGTACGGCGTCGTCTTCGCCCGCTCCACCTCGGACGCGCAGACGGGCTACGTCCTCACCGCCGACGAGGTCGCGGAGGACGCCCGCCGCGCGGCGGACGCGACGGCAGCGGTGGACACGGGCGAGCTGGTCACGACGTAG
- a CDS encoding regulator produces the protein MTERPAQRTPNRQLAALIAEAGFSNAGLARRVDQLGLEHGLDLRYDKTSVTRWLRGQQPRGTTPALIAEVFTRRLGRRLTAQDLGLDACAPVYAGLEFAGTPEEAVDIVSGLWRKDSGSHAELRKIAFTAAGLVVPSRDWLIGRADDRVARGEQPARVPAQGRPVLPRQRGQADRGPGQRVTGGDIAALRSVGELFRTLDDMYGGGHARQALVRYLEHECEPMLRGTYGEQTGRRLFAAAADLTRLAGWTSYDIAAHGLAQRYFVQALRLAQAAADRAYGSFVLITMSRQAVYLGHGREAVQLARVAQQGVGTTAPPVVQALLHAVEARGHGVLGEVRACTASLVRAERALEAARPGDEVPHWARFFDEAQLADEFGHCHRDLQQFRAAAQHAERSLQLRAPAYARSRLFCRVVLASARLGLGELDQACALGAEAAGAAAEMRSVRAVEYVRDFERRLEPYKDAAPVRGYRDKVAALG, from the coding sequence TGGACCAGCTCGGACTCGAACACGGACTGGACCTCAGATACGACAAGACATCCGTGACCCGATGGCTGCGCGGCCAGCAGCCCCGGGGGACGACGCCCGCACTCATCGCCGAGGTGTTCACCCGGCGGCTCGGGCGGCGGCTCACCGCCCAGGATCTCGGCCTCGACGCCTGTGCGCCGGTGTACGCCGGGCTGGAGTTCGCCGGCACTCCCGAGGAGGCCGTCGACATCGTCAGCGGGCTGTGGCGCAAGGACTCCGGCAGCCACGCCGAGCTGCGCAAGATCGCGTTCACCGCGGCCGGGCTCGTCGTGCCCAGCCGGGACTGGCTGATCGGCCGCGCCGACGACAGGGTGGCCCGCGGCGAGCAGCCCGCCCGCGTCCCCGCGCAGGGCCGCCCGGTACTGCCCCGCCAACGCGGCCAGGCCGATCGCGGCCCCGGCCAGCGGGTCACCGGCGGTGACATCGCCGCCCTCCGCTCGGTCGGCGAGCTGTTCCGCACCCTGGACGACATGTACGGCGGCGGCCACGCCCGGCAGGCCCTCGTGCGCTATCTGGAGCACGAGTGCGAGCCGATGCTGCGCGGCACGTACGGCGAGCAGACCGGCCGCCGCCTGTTCGCGGCCGCCGCCGATCTGACCCGGCTCGCGGGCTGGACGTCGTACGACATCGCCGCGCACGGGCTCGCCCAGCGGTACTTCGTGCAGGCGCTGCGACTTGCGCAGGCGGCGGCGGACCGGGCGTACGGCTCGTTCGTGCTGATCACCATGAGCCGGCAGGCCGTGTATCTCGGGCACGGGCGGGAGGCCGTACAGCTGGCGCGGGTGGCGCAGCAGGGGGTCGGGACGACCGCGCCGCCCGTCGTGCAGGCGCTGCTGCACGCGGTCGAGGCGCGAGGGCATGGGGTGCTCGGGGAGGTGCGGGCGTGCACGGCCTCGCTGGTGCGGGCCGAGCGGGCGCTGGAGGCGGCTCGGCCCGGCGATGAAGTGCCGCACTGGGCGCGGTTCTTCGACGAGGCGCAGCTCGCGGATGAGTTCGGGCACTGTCATCGGGATCTGCAGCAGTTCCGTGCGGCGGCTCAGCATGCGGAGCGGTCGTTGCAGTTGCGTGCGCCGGCGTATGCGCGCAGTCGGTTGTTCTGCCGGGTGGTGCTTGCGTCTGCGCGGCTCGGGCTGGGGGAGCTTGATCAGGCGTGCGCGTTGGGGGCGGAGGCGGCGGGGGCGGCGGCGGAGATGCGGTCGGTGCGGGCGGTGGAGTATGTGCGGGACTTTGAGCGGCGGTTGGAGCCGTATAAGGATGCGGCGCCAGTGCGGGGTTATCGGGACAAGGTGGCGGCGTTGGGGTAG
- a CDS encoding peptidoglycan recognition protein family protein, which yields MRVFRRARGSRRRRAVRTPHIAVPIPDAVRVLLGALPGLAAVAALALCASGVERTGGASARPVAARSATTPYSAAKPHIVLRAAWLDGSARRTQPPPRYDPKVVAVFVHHTDSPNGYACADAPRIIRHLYAGQTGSRQWDDIGYNFLVDRCGTIYEGRAGGVDRPVTGAHTQGFNHGTTGIAALGTFTAGVPVPQAMTDAIARLAAWKLGLSGIDPRADVPLVSSNGLSRYAAGTTARLPALAGHKDGFMTNCPGAALSALLPQIRQTAASLQGR from the coding sequence ATGCGTGTCTTCCGAAGGGCACGAGGGTCGCGAAGACGCCGTGCCGTACGCACACCGCACATCGCCGTCCCCATACCGGATGCCGTCCGGGTGCTGCTCGGCGCTCTGCCCGGGCTGGCCGCGGTCGCCGCGCTGGCGCTGTGCGCGAGCGGTGTGGAGCGGACCGGCGGCGCGTCCGCACGGCCGGTCGCGGCCCGGTCCGCCACCACGCCGTACTCCGCGGCGAAGCCGCACATCGTGCTGAGGGCGGCCTGGCTGGACGGCAGCGCGCGGCGTACCCAGCCGCCGCCGCGCTACGACCCCAAGGTCGTCGCCGTCTTCGTCCACCACACCGACTCGCCCAACGGCTACGCCTGCGCCGACGCGCCCCGCATAATCCGCCACCTGTACGCGGGCCAGACCGGCTCCCGGCAATGGGACGACATCGGCTACAACTTCCTCGTCGACCGCTGCGGCACGATCTACGAGGGCCGCGCGGGCGGCGTCGACCGCCCGGTCACCGGCGCCCACACCCAGGGCTTCAACCACGGCACCACCGGCATCGCCGCCCTCGGCACCTTCACGGCGGGCGTGCCCGTGCCGCAGGCCATGACCGACGCGATCGCCCGCCTCGCCGCCTGGAAACTGGGCCTGTCCGGAATCGACCCGCGCGCGGACGTGCCGCTGGTCTCGAGCAACGGCCTCAGCCGGTACGCGGCCGGAACGACCGCCCGGCTCCCCGCCCTCGCGGGCCACAAGGACGGCTTCATGACGAACTGCCCGGGCGCCGCCCTCAGCGCGCTGCTCCCGCAGATCAGGCAGACGGCGGCCTCCTTGCAAGGCAGATGA
- a CDS encoding GNAT family N-acetyltransferase: MPVPYIRHATLDDEETLGRLDRVTWSTLHSVQPRPQPPYEPFYNDRFGPRDHLVAEFDGAVVGYIRLGFPTPLVCNSHVRQIQGLVVAEEARGAGVARALLRAAQDEARRQGARRITLRVLGHNTAARKLYESEGFAVEGVLPEEFFLAGEYVDDVCMGRSLR, translated from the coding sequence ATGCCAGTCCCGTACATACGCCACGCGACCCTCGACGACGAAGAGACGCTCGGCCGCCTCGACCGGGTCACCTGGTCGACGCTGCACTCCGTCCAGCCGCGCCCCCAGCCGCCGTACGAGCCCTTCTACAACGACCGGTTCGGGCCGCGCGACCATCTCGTCGCCGAGTTCGACGGGGCTGTCGTCGGCTACATCCGGCTGGGGTTCCCGACGCCGCTCGTGTGCAACTCCCACGTCCGCCAGATCCAGGGTCTCGTGGTCGCCGAGGAGGCGCGCGGCGCCGGAGTCGCGCGGGCGCTGCTGCGGGCCGCACAGGACGAGGCACGGCGGCAGGGGGCCCGCCGCATCACCCTCCGCGTCCTTGGCCACAACACCGCGGCCCGCAAGCTCTACGAGTCGGAGGGCTTCGCGGTGGAGGGCGTACTGCCGGAGGAGTTCTTCCTGGCCGGCGAGTACGTGGACGATGTGTGCATGGGGCGCAGTCTGAGGTAG
- a CDS encoding TIGR01777 family oxidoreductase, producing the protein MERSRIAVAGASGLIGSALVRSLTADGHEVVRLVRRAPRARDEVHWDPEARRVDTAGLTGCDAVVNLAGAGVGSRRWTDAYKTRIRRSRALGTSALAEAIASLDTPPRVFVNGSAIGFYGETGDRPVDESAPHGEGFLPELCVEWEGAAAPAQQAGVRTVFPRTGLVVAREGGAWAKLFPLFKAGLGGRMGDGRQYWSFVSLHDEVAAIRHLIDTDGLSGPFNVTAPEPLTNGEITAAMGRVLHRPTLFTAPAPVLRTVLGEMAGDVLGSARVRPTRLLESGFTFAFPDIEGAIRAAL; encoded by the coding sequence ATGGAGCGTTCGCGAATCGCGGTGGCCGGTGCGTCCGGCCTGATCGGCAGTGCCCTGGTGCGGTCCCTGACCGCGGACGGACACGAGGTGGTACGCCTGGTGCGCCGCGCGCCCCGGGCGCGGGACGAGGTCCACTGGGACCCCGAGGCACGGCGGGTGGACACAGCCGGCCTCACCGGCTGCGACGCCGTGGTCAACCTCGCGGGCGCCGGAGTCGGCAGCCGGCGCTGGACGGACGCGTACAAGACGAGGATCCGCCGCAGCCGGGCCCTGGGCACCTCGGCGCTGGCGGAGGCCATCGCCTCCTTGGACACCCCGCCGCGGGTCTTCGTCAACGGCAGCGCGATCGGCTTCTACGGCGAGACGGGCGACCGCCCGGTCGACGAGAGCGCCCCGCACGGGGAGGGTTTCCTGCCCGAGCTGTGCGTGGAGTGGGAGGGCGCGGCGGCCCCCGCGCAGCAGGCGGGCGTACGAACGGTGTTCCCTCGCACGGGACTTGTGGTGGCCCGCGAGGGCGGTGCCTGGGCCAAGCTGTTCCCGCTGTTCAAGGCCGGGCTCGGCGGGCGGATGGGCGACGGACGGCAGTACTGGTCGTTCGTCTCGCTGCACGACGAGGTGGCCGCGATCCGCCATCTCATCGACACCGACGGACTGTCCGGGCCGTTCAACGTGACCGCCCCGGAGCCGCTGACGAACGGCGAGATCACCGCGGCGATGGGACGCGTGCTGCACCGGCCGACCCTCTTCACGGCGCCCGCGCCCGTGCTGCGCACCGTGCTCGGCGAGATGGCCGGGGATGTGCTGGGCAGCGCCCGGGTGCGGCCGACCCGGCTGCTGGAATCGGGCTTCACGTTCGCGTTCCCGGACATCGAGGGAGCGATCCGGGCCGCACTGTGA
- a CDS encoding NAD(P)/FAD-dependent oxidoreductase, whose product MLEPAYQADVVIVGAGVAGLSAAHRLTSAGVTTAVLEAAPYVGGRMSTEKVDGFRLDRIGQLLSTSYPELDLTPGLDALVLRSFAPGVLVHSGGVRHRAGAPANGGGARGALHAVRALASAPLPNSMRALPTSAPLGRGTPPGTPRNRTTAPRPRTGAPLGTAVDQARLAASLARLAGTPVERLLSRPELPAGEALAARGLPARTIDGFLRPLLAALLCDPELTTSSRCADLALRAFAGGRLCVPEGGAEMLPELLARTLPPGTVHTGVRVTSVATTSVTTAEHGEFPCRAVLVATDARTAADLLPGLRVPGFHPVTVIHHTTDEPPETGPSLLLDADRGGPVAHTAVVSEIDPTRAPADRALISSTLLGTPPPDTDTAVRTHLSRLYGTPTTRWETLAVHHTAEAVPTMSPPHDLRRPVRLLAGLYVCGDHRDTSTVQGALHSAHRASKAILTDLGATGSMHRADPHPTTQAA is encoded by the coding sequence GTGCTTGAGCCCGCGTACCAGGCGGACGTCGTCATCGTGGGAGCCGGGGTCGCCGGCCTCTCGGCGGCTCATCGGCTGACCAGCGCAGGAGTAACGACCGCGGTCCTGGAGGCCGCCCCTTACGTGGGCGGCCGGATGTCGACCGAGAAGGTCGACGGCTTCCGGCTCGACCGCATAGGACAGTTGCTGTCCACGTCGTATCCCGAACTCGACCTCACCCCAGGGCTCGACGCACTGGTCCTGCGCTCGTTCGCGCCGGGTGTCCTGGTGCACAGCGGCGGAGTGCGCCACCGCGCGGGCGCCCCGGCGAACGGAGGGGGCGCAAGGGGCGCACTCCACGCCGTGCGCGCCCTGGCGAGCGCCCCCCTGCCGAACTCCATGCGCGCCTTGCCGACATCCGCGCCCCTGGGCCGCGGCACACCGCCGGGCACCCCCCGGAACCGTACGACCGCCCCGCGCCCCCGGACCGGCGCCCCCCTCGGCACCGCCGTCGACCAGGCCCGTCTCGCCGCCTCGCTCGCCCGGCTCGCGGGCACGCCCGTCGAACGGCTGCTGTCCCGCCCCGAGTTGCCGGCCGGCGAGGCCCTCGCCGCCCGAGGCCTCCCCGCGCGCACGATCGACGGCTTCCTGCGTCCGCTGCTCGCCGCCCTGCTGTGCGACCCGGAGCTGACCACGTCCAGCCGCTGCGCTGACCTCGCCCTGCGGGCCTTCGCCGGCGGGCGGCTGTGCGTACCGGAGGGCGGCGCCGAGATGCTGCCGGAGCTGCTGGCCCGGACGCTGCCGCCGGGCACCGTGCACACCGGCGTACGCGTCACGTCGGTCGCCACGACCTCGGTGACCACCGCCGAGCACGGCGAGTTCCCCTGCCGGGCCGTCCTGGTGGCCACCGACGCCCGCACCGCCGCCGACCTCCTGCCCGGCCTGCGCGTCCCCGGCTTCCACCCGGTCACGGTGATCCACCACACCACGGACGAGCCGCCGGAGACCGGCCCCTCCCTCCTCCTCGACGCCGACCGCGGCGGCCCGGTGGCCCACACGGCGGTGGTCAGCGAGATCGACCCCACCCGGGCCCCCGCAGACCGCGCCCTGATCTCCTCGACGCTCCTCGGCACACCCCCACCGGACACCGACACGGCCGTACGCACGCACCTCTCCCGCCTCTACGGCACCCCCACCACCCGCTGGGAAACCCTCGCCGTCCACCACACAGCCGAGGCCGTCCCCACCATGAGCCCCCCACACGACCTACGCCGCCCCGTACGCCTCCTGGCAGGCCTCTACGTCTGCGGCGACCACCGAGACACCAGCACGGTCCAGGGCGCCCTCCACTCAGCCCACAGGGCCTCAAAGGCAATCTTGACGGACTTGGGAGCAACAGGGTCGATGCACAGGGCGGACCCGCACCCCACAACACAGGCCGCTTAA